In Amycolatopsis methanolica 239, a single genomic region encodes these proteins:
- a CDS encoding DUF3558 family protein has translation MNRRSARAIVAVACTLAAGTACTSTVSGSALPAPGPAPSSSPGNSDVFAGLNACQLLDQLNAGQGFNPGENKSARNQCTASKPEFITYSLALDSTQGLSGFAADNTGAREISINGRDALQADIPTGGCAVAVGVGEHALALVLATMARASEDAQGCPNAQAFAEKVEPLLPAG, from the coding sequence GTGAACCGTCGATCTGCCCGGGCCATCGTGGCCGTCGCTTGCACATTGGCGGCCGGAACCGCCTGCACCAGCACTGTCTCCGGCAGCGCGTTGCCCGCGCCCGGTCCGGCTCCCAGCTCGAGCCCGGGGAATTCGGATGTGTTCGCCGGGCTCAACGCGTGCCAGCTGCTGGACCAGCTCAACGCGGGTCAGGGATTCAACCCCGGCGAGAACAAGAGCGCGCGCAACCAGTGCACAGCGTCGAAACCGGAATTCATCACCTACAGCCTGGCGCTCGATTCCACGCAAGGGCTGAGCGGATTCGCCGCGGACAACACGGGGGCACGGGAGATCTCGATCAACGGTCGCGACGCCCTGCAGGCCGACATTCCCACCGGCGGCTGTGCTGTCGCGGTGGGGGTCGGAGAACACGCCCTCGCCCTGGTGTTGGCGACCATGGCGCGGGCCAGTGAAGACGCTCAGGGCTGTCCGAACGCGCAGGCCTTCGCCGAGAAGGTGGAGCCGCTGCTGCCAGCGGGGTAG
- a CDS encoding ABC transporter ATP-binding protein: MHGGGAPIGVRRMLRKASSSVAQSGLTGPVDIPDAVRDEPTDLRSRLTRLRQSASGTVRGLPRVIGLAWQASPVMTVLIALSTVVSGLMPTLTAYVAKLLLDAVVAAVQGHGTTTRIVELAALEFGVFTMTAISTALTNAAQQLLQERMTLTIRHRVMDHASRLDLQFFEDSESYDQLRQASQEAPQRPVSMLTSALGLARTAITFGSMVVLLVSVSPLLAAVALLAPVPAFISQSKYGSRAFMLTLWMSPIRRRMDYLNSLVTTDTYAKETKLFGLGPYLVDRFRRLGQNYYTRERKLTTKRNFVGTAWSLLSTMAGSGIALYIALEAVAGRLTIGDLALYTAAAAAVQTSVQGLFSGFSGMYENNLYLDTLYDFLATEPRITAPAAAKPLPEPVRGHIEFENVSFSYPGAGEKALDDVSFEIRPGETVAVVGRNGAGKSTLIKLLCRLYDPTGGRILLDGLDLREFDPDELRSRISAMFQDYVTYQGTAAENIGLGQLGALDDRPRIEDAAERAGVGSRISRLPRGFDSPLGRWFDQGVSLSGGEWQKIALARAFMRDAPVLILDEPTSALDAAAEHDLFARLRALSEGRTTLYISHRFSTVRQAEKILLLDRGRLAEEGTHEELMSQGGDYASLFTLQAAAYLEEAA, from the coding sequence ATGCACGGGGGCGGGGCGCCGATCGGGGTGCGCCGGATGCTGCGGAAGGCCAGCAGCTCGGTCGCGCAGAGCGGGCTGACCGGTCCGGTCGACATCCCGGACGCGGTGCGGGATGAGCCGACGGACCTGCGGTCGCGCCTGACCCGGCTCCGCCAGTCCGCGAGCGGGACGGTGCGTGGTCTGCCGCGCGTGATCGGATTGGCGTGGCAGGCGAGCCCGGTGATGACCGTCCTGATCGCACTGTCCACTGTGGTGAGCGGACTGATGCCGACGCTGACCGCGTACGTGGCGAAGCTGCTGCTGGACGCGGTGGTCGCGGCGGTGCAGGGGCACGGGACGACCACGCGGATCGTCGAGCTGGCCGCGCTGGAGTTCGGCGTGTTCACGATGACCGCGATCAGCACGGCGCTGACGAACGCGGCGCAGCAGCTGCTGCAGGAGCGGATGACGCTGACGATCCGGCACCGCGTGATGGACCACGCGAGCAGGCTGGACCTGCAGTTCTTCGAGGACTCGGAGTCCTACGACCAGCTGCGGCAGGCGTCGCAGGAGGCGCCGCAGCGGCCGGTGTCGATGCTGACCTCGGCGCTGGGGCTGGCGCGCACGGCGATCACGTTCGGGAGCATGGTGGTGCTGCTGGTGTCGGTGAGCCCGCTGCTGGCGGCCGTCGCGCTGCTCGCGCCGGTGCCCGCGTTCATCTCGCAGTCGAAGTACGGGTCGCGGGCGTTCATGCTGACCCTGTGGATGTCGCCGATCCGTCGGCGGATGGACTACCTGAACTCGCTGGTCACGACCGACACGTACGCAAAGGAGACCAAGCTGTTCGGGCTCGGGCCGTACCTGGTGGACCGGTTCCGACGGCTCGGGCAGAACTACTACACGCGCGAGCGGAAGCTGACGACGAAGCGCAACTTCGTGGGCACGGCGTGGAGCCTGTTGTCCACAATGGCCGGTTCCGGAATCGCGCTGTACATCGCGCTGGAGGCGGTGGCCGGGCGGCTGACGATCGGTGACCTCGCGTTGTACACGGCGGCCGCAGCGGCGGTGCAGACGTCGGTGCAGGGGTTGTTCAGCGGGTTCTCCGGGATGTACGAGAACAACCTGTACCTGGACACGCTGTACGACTTCCTGGCGACCGAACCGCGGATCACGGCGCCCGCGGCGGCGAAACCGCTGCCCGAGCCGGTGCGGGGGCACATCGAGTTCGAGAACGTGTCGTTCAGCTACCCGGGCGCCGGGGAGAAGGCGCTGGACGACGTGTCGTTCGAGATCCGGCCCGGCGAGACGGTGGCGGTCGTCGGGCGGAACGGGGCGGGCAAGTCGACGCTGATCAAGCTGCTGTGCCGGCTCTACGACCCGACCGGGGGCCGGATCCTGCTGGACGGGTTGGACCTGCGCGAGTTCGACCCGGACGAGCTGCGGTCCCGGATTTCGGCGATGTTCCAGGACTACGTGACGTACCAGGGCACGGCGGCGGAGAACATCGGGCTCGGGCAGCTGGGCGCCCTGGACGACCGGCCGCGCATCGAGGACGCGGCGGAGCGGGCCGGGGTCGGTTCGCGGATTTCCCGGCTGCCGCGGGGTTTCGACAGCCCGCTTGGCCGGTGGTTCGACCAGGGGGTGTCGCTGTCCGGCGGGGAGTGGCAGAAGATCGCGCTGGCGCGGGCCTTCATGCGGGACGCGCCGGTGCTGATCCTGGACGAGCCGACGTCGGCGCTGGACGCCGCGGCGGAGCACGACTTGTTCGCGAGGCTGCGCGCGCTGTCCGAGGGCCGGACCACGCTGTACATCTCGCACCGGTTCTCGACGGTGCGGCAGGCGGAGAAGATCCTGCTGCTCGACCGGGGCCGCCTGGCGGAGGAAGGAACGCACGAGGAGCTGATGTCCCAGGGCGGGGATTACGCGTCACTGTTCACCCTGCAAGCGGCGGCGTACCTGGAGGAGGCGGCGTAG
- a CDS encoding TetR/AcrR family transcriptional regulator yields MSAEDRRRMIVQAVLPLVVEHGAAVTTAQIARAAGIGEGTIFRAFKDKDELLDACVAEALKPDSVLAVIAGIPLDQPLADRLTEAAEALSAHLERMGALMGALHSSGRLKRGEPRKGSRAESFTAMREAITELFTPEDRLRLPAEQLAGVFMSLLFSRRRDDQAGLSTAELIDVFLHGAVSA; encoded by the coding sequence ATGAGCGCCGAAGACCGGCGCCGGATGATCGTGCAGGCCGTGCTGCCACTGGTCGTCGAGCACGGCGCCGCCGTGACCACCGCCCAGATCGCGCGCGCCGCCGGCATCGGCGAGGGCACGATCTTCCGCGCCTTCAAGGACAAGGACGAACTGCTCGACGCGTGTGTCGCCGAAGCGCTCAAACCGGACAGCGTGCTGGCGGTGATCGCCGGGATCCCGCTCGACCAGCCGCTGGCGGACCGGCTCACCGAAGCCGCGGAGGCGTTGTCGGCGCACCTGGAGCGGATGGGCGCGCTGATGGGCGCGTTGCACTCCTCCGGCAGGCTCAAGCGCGGCGAGCCGCGGAAGGGCTCGCGCGCGGAATCGTTCACCGCGATGCGCGAGGCCATCACGGAGCTGTTCACCCCAGAAGACCGGTTGCGGCTGCCCGCCGAACAGCTGGCCGGGGTCTTCATGTCGTTGCTTTTCTCGCGCCGTCGCGACGACCAGGCGGGGTTGTCCACGGCGGAGCTGATCGACGTGTTCCTGCACGGGGCGGTGAGCGCATGA
- a CDS encoding dihydrolipoamide acetyltransferase family protein, with protein MPEYKQFLLADTAEGLTEAEILNVRVQPGDEVTVNQIVVEVETAKAAVELPIPWAGVITEVLAEPGATVEVGAPLLTVDVDPAGSSASPAQAVNGSSAPAPAAAEEEMKPLVGYGSKTTEARRRPRRAAPSAAPPAATPAAPPAAAPAPAPAAARGGYVPLAKPPVRKLAKDLGVDLSTLTGSADGGIITREDVERAARPAAPAAPAAPAAPAPVAGSRERRVPVKGVRKATAQAMVSSAFTAPHVTEFLTIDVTPMMELRERLKKHPDFAGVKLTPLAFAAKAVCMAVKRTPDVNATWDEAAGEIVYKDYVHLGIAAATPRGLVVPKIRDADAMSLPELARALDELTTTAREGKTPPAEMVNGTITITNVGVFGVDTGTPIINPGEAAILAFGAIKDAPWVVDGQLAVRKVLQLSLSFDHRLVDGQQGSQFLADVGALLADPAMAITY; from the coding sequence GTGCCCGAGTACAAGCAGTTCCTGCTCGCCGACACCGCCGAAGGCCTGACCGAAGCCGAGATCCTGAACGTCCGGGTGCAGCCCGGCGACGAGGTGACGGTCAACCAGATCGTCGTCGAGGTGGAGACCGCGAAGGCGGCCGTCGAGCTGCCGATCCCGTGGGCAGGCGTGATCACCGAGGTGCTGGCCGAGCCCGGCGCGACCGTCGAGGTCGGGGCGCCGCTGCTCACCGTCGACGTCGACCCGGCCGGGTCGTCGGCGTCTCCGGCCCAGGCGGTGAACGGCTCGTCCGCGCCGGCGCCGGCCGCGGCCGAGGAGGAGATGAAGCCGCTGGTCGGCTACGGCTCGAAGACGACCGAGGCGCGGCGACGACCGCGCCGGGCCGCTCCGTCCGCCGCACCGCCTGCTGCAACTCCCGCCGCACCGCCTGCCGCTGCTCCGGCGCCGGCACCCGCGGCGGCGCGGGGTGGCTACGTGCCGCTGGCCAAACCGCCGGTGCGCAAGCTCGCCAAGGACCTCGGTGTCGACCTGTCGACCCTGACCGGGTCGGCGGACGGCGGGATCATCACGCGCGAGGACGTCGAGCGGGCGGCCCGTCCGGCTGCTCCCGCTGCTCCCGCTGCTCCCGCTGCTCCCGCGCCGGTGGCCGGGTCGCGTGAGCGGCGGGTGCCGGTCAAGGGCGTCCGCAAGGCGACCGCGCAGGCGATGGTGTCCAGCGCGTTCACCGCGCCGCACGTCACGGAGTTCCTGACCATCGACGTCACGCCGATGATGGAGCTGCGTGAGCGGCTGAAGAAGCACCCGGACTTCGCCGGGGTGAAGCTGACCCCGCTGGCCTTCGCGGCCAAGGCCGTGTGCATGGCGGTGAAGCGGACGCCGGACGTCAACGCCACCTGGGACGAGGCGGCGGGCGAGATCGTCTACAAGGACTACGTGCACCTGGGCATCGCCGCCGCGACGCCCCGCGGGCTCGTGGTGCCCAAGATCCGGGACGCGGACGCGATGTCGCTGCCCGAGCTGGCGCGGGCGCTGGACGAGCTGACCACGACCGCACGCGAGGGCAAGACCCCGCCCGCCGAGATGGTCAACGGGACGATCACGATCACCAACGTCGGGGTGTTCGGGGTCGACACCGGCACGCCGATCATCAACCCGGGCGAGGCCGCGATCCTGGCCTTCGGCGCGATCAAGGACGCGCCGTGGGTGGTGGACGGGCAGCTCGCCGTGCGGAAGGTGCTGCAGCTGTCGCTGAGCTTCGACCACCGGCTGGTCGACGGGCAGCAGGGCTCGCAGTTCCTCGCCGACGTCGGCGCGCTGCTGGCCGATCCGGCCATGGCGATCACGTACTGA
- a CDS encoding alpha-ketoacid dehydrogenase subunit beta, which translates to MAAPVKSPVDGAVPAMQKLTIGKALNLGLRAAMEADDKVIVLGEDVGKLGGVFRITDGLQKDFGEQRVLDTPLAESGIIGTAVGLAVRGFRPVCEIQFEGFIFPGFDQISSQLAKLHYRTQGKVKVPVVVRVPFGGGIGAVEHHSESPESLFAHIPGLKVVSCSNPADAYWMIQQAIDCDDPVLFFEPKRLYHNGQLKSEVDTTTPPGPLFASRVVRQGTDCTVVAYGPSVKVCLDAAEAAAEEGRSLEVIDLRTISPLDLAPVFESVRRTGRLVAVSEASSESSITSEIAARVQQECFYSLEAPVLRATGFDTPYPPSKLEEHFLPDLDRVLHTVDRAMGW; encoded by the coding sequence ATGGCCGCCCCCGTCAAGTCCCCTGTGGACGGTGCAGTGCCCGCGATGCAGAAGCTGACCATCGGCAAGGCTCTGAACCTGGGCCTGCGTGCCGCGATGGAGGCCGACGACAAGGTCATCGTCCTCGGTGAGGACGTCGGCAAGCTCGGCGGCGTCTTCCGCATCACCGACGGGCTGCAGAAGGACTTCGGCGAGCAGCGCGTGCTGGACACGCCGCTGGCCGAGTCCGGCATCATCGGCACCGCGGTCGGTCTCGCCGTGCGCGGGTTCCGGCCGGTGTGCGAGATCCAGTTCGAGGGCTTCATCTTCCCCGGCTTCGACCAGATCTCCTCGCAGCTGGCGAAGCTGCACTACCGGACCCAGGGCAAGGTCAAGGTCCCGGTGGTCGTGCGGGTGCCCTTCGGCGGCGGGATCGGCGCGGTCGAGCACCACTCCGAGTCGCCGGAGTCGCTGTTCGCGCACATCCCCGGGCTGAAGGTCGTGTCGTGCTCCAACCCGGCCGACGCGTACTGGATGATCCAGCAGGCCATCGACTGCGACGACCCGGTGCTGTTCTTCGAGCCGAAGCGGCTCTACCACAACGGGCAGCTCAAGTCCGAAGTGGACACCACGACGCCGCCGGGGCCGCTGTTCGCCTCCCGGGTGGTGCGCCAGGGCACCGACTGCACGGTGGTCGCCTACGGGCCGTCGGTGAAGGTGTGCCTGGATGCGGCCGAGGCCGCGGCAGAAGAGGGCCGGTCGCTGGAGGTCATCGACCTGCGCACGATCTCGCCGCTCGACCTCGCGCCGGTGTTCGAGTCGGTGCGCCGTACCGGGCGGCTGGTCGCGGTCAGCGAGGCGTCGTCGGAGTCGTCGATCACCTCGGAGATCGCCGCGCGCGTGCAGCAGGAGTGCTTCTACTCGCTGGAAGCGCCGGTGCTGCGGGCCACCGGGTTCGACACCCCGTACCCGCCGTCCAAGCTCGAGGAGCACTTCCTCCCCGACCTGGACCGGGTGCTGCACACCGTCGACCGCGCGATGGGCTGGTGA
- the pdhA gene encoding pyruvate dehydrogenase (acetyl-transferring) E1 component subunit alpha, producing the protein MPSPEQWTHPEPGEGPAAQAAQPSREQVIAGLRNTDAGGAEVTQLLTPEGERIASPQFDRYISDVDPEALRGLYRDMVLVRRADREANAMQRQGQLGIWVPLLGQEAAQVGSGRALKPQDMAFPSYREHGVAYTRGVDFKELLGIFRCTDHGGWDFKAHGFHPYTIVIGNQVLNAAGYAMGQKFEGRVGNTDGDGNPSSTDEATIVYFGDGATSQGDVHEGFVWAAVYDAPLVFFCQNNQWAISEPTERQSRLPLYQRARGYGFPGIRVDGNDVLACLAVTRWALEECRHGNGPVLIEAFTYRMDAHTTTDDPTRYRLSDELEVWKHKDPIERVRVHLARSGFADQAWFDQVQAEADAFAADLREFCFNMPEPPPERVFANVYAEPSPVLDAQRDEYLSYLAGFVEAGER; encoded by the coding sequence ATGCCGTCCCCCGAACAGTGGACGCACCCGGAGCCCGGCGAAGGACCGGCCGCACAGGCCGCACAACCATCGCGGGAGCAGGTGATCGCCGGTTTGCGAAACACGGACGCAGGTGGCGCTGAGGTGACTCAGCTGCTCACCCCCGAAGGCGAGCGGATCGCTTCGCCGCAGTTCGACCGCTACATCTCCGACGTCGACCCGGAAGCGCTACGCGGGCTCTACCGCGACATGGTGCTGGTCCGCCGGGCCGACCGGGAAGCCAACGCCATGCAGCGCCAGGGCCAGCTCGGCATCTGGGTCCCGCTGCTGGGCCAGGAAGCCGCGCAGGTCGGCTCCGGCCGCGCGCTCAAGCCGCAGGACATGGCCTTCCCGAGCTACCGGGAACACGGCGTGGCCTACACCCGCGGCGTCGACTTCAAGGAACTGCTGGGCATCTTCCGCTGCACCGACCACGGTGGCTGGGACTTCAAGGCCCACGGCTTCCACCCGTACACCATCGTGATCGGCAACCAGGTCCTCAACGCCGCCGGCTACGCGATGGGCCAGAAGTTCGAGGGGCGGGTAGGCAACACAGACGGTGACGGGAACCCATCGAGCACTGACGAGGCGACGATCGTCTACTTCGGCGACGGCGCCACCTCGCAGGGCGACGTGCACGAGGGCTTCGTGTGGGCCGCGGTGTACGACGCGCCGCTGGTGTTCTTCTGCCAGAACAACCAGTGGGCGATCTCCGAGCCGACCGAACGCCAGTCCCGCCTGCCGCTCTACCAGCGCGCCCGCGGGTACGGGTTCCCCGGCATCCGCGTCGACGGCAACGACGTGCTGGCCTGCCTCGCGGTGACCCGCTGGGCGCTCGAAGAGTGCCGCCACGGCAACGGCCCGGTGCTGATCGAAGCGTTCACCTACCGGATGGACGCCCACACCACCACCGACGACCCGACCCGCTACCGGCTCTCCGACGAGCTCGAGGTGTGGAAGCACAAGGACCCCATCGAGCGCGTGCGGGTGCACCTGGCGCGCAGCGGGTTCGCCGACCAGGCGTGGTTCGACCAGGTCCAGGCCGAGGCCGACGCGTTCGCCGCCGACCTGCGCGAGTTCTGCTTCAACATGCCCGAACCGCCGCCGGAACGCGTGTTCGCCAACGTCTACGCCGAACCGTCGCCGGTGCTCGACGCCCAGCGCGACGAGTACCTGTCCTACCTCGCCGGTTTCGTGGAAGCGGGTGAGCGCTGA
- a CDS encoding ABC transporter substrate-binding protein translates to MKRTRIAAVLAAATLALAACGGAGDDEGGGGGQAGNPGATAGFDGTTIKLGVLSPLSGPVAVIGQPLTSGNEVWFQALNERGGIAGKYKVQLVQEDTQYKPDVAVQKYNKVKGDVVAFTQLLGTPSTLAVLPQLRADKMLAAPASLDALWVREENLLPVGGPYQVQAINAMDHYLTEGGGTKDSKICTMVQDDVYGEAGQAGIDFAAKSYGFTVANTQRFKAGTENYAGQIGALAGAGCQMVFLTATPTDAAKIWGTAAQARFAPRWYGQSPSYTSAFAKSAIAPYLQQYVTIVAEGTEWGDNSVPGMAKMVADENAFAPQQEPDYYFAFGYNQARAMTAVLEKAVELGDLSRDGILKASSELGTVSFDGLTGDYKYGPADTRNPPRSSTLFKVDPTKPFGLATLKYNFSSQAAQQYQFTKANL, encoded by the coding sequence ATGAAGAGAACGCGGATCGCGGCGGTGCTGGCCGCGGCGACGCTCGCGCTGGCCGCGTGCGGCGGTGCGGGCGACGACGAAGGCGGTGGTGGCGGCCAGGCCGGCAACCCGGGCGCCACCGCCGGGTTCGACGGCACGACGATCAAGCTCGGCGTGCTGTCCCCGCTGTCCGGTCCGGTCGCGGTGATCGGGCAGCCGCTGACCTCGGGCAACGAGGTCTGGTTCCAGGCGCTCAACGAACGCGGCGGGATCGCGGGCAAGTACAAGGTGCAGCTCGTCCAGGAGGACACCCAGTACAAGCCGGACGTCGCCGTGCAGAAGTACAACAAGGTCAAGGGCGACGTGGTCGCGTTCACCCAGCTGCTGGGCACGCCGTCGACGCTGGCCGTGCTGCCGCAGCTGCGCGCGGACAAGATGCTGGCCGCGCCGGCGTCGCTGGACGCGCTATGGGTGCGTGAAGAGAACCTGCTGCCGGTCGGCGGGCCGTACCAGGTGCAGGCGATCAACGCCATGGACCACTACCTCACCGAAGGCGGCGGCACCAAGGACTCGAAGATCTGCACGATGGTCCAGGACGACGTCTACGGCGAGGCGGGCCAGGCCGGGATCGACTTCGCGGCGAAGAGCTACGGCTTCACCGTGGCGAACACGCAGCGCTTCAAGGCGGGGACGGAGAACTACGCGGGCCAGATCGGCGCGCTCGCCGGCGCCGGCTGCCAGATGGTGTTCCTGACCGCGACCCCGACGGACGCGGCCAAGATCTGGGGCACCGCGGCACAGGCCCGGTTCGCGCCCCGCTGGTACGGGCAGTCGCCGAGCTACACGTCGGCGTTCGCCAAGTCCGCGATCGCGCCGTACCTGCAGCAGTACGTCACGATCGTCGCCGAGGGCACCGAGTGGGGCGACAACTCCGTGCCGGGCATGGCGAAGATGGTCGCCGACGAGAACGCCTTCGCCCCGCAGCAGGAGCCGGACTACTACTTCGCGTTCGGCTACAACCAGGCCCGCGCGATGACCGCGGTGCTGGAGAAGGCGGTCGAGCTGGGCGACCTGTCCCGCGACGGCATCCTGAAGGCGTCCAGCGAACTGGGCACCGTGTCGTTCGACGGTCTCACCGGCGACTACAAGTACGGCCCGGCCGACACCCGCAACCCGCCGCGGTCGAGCACGCTGTTCAAGGTCGACCCGACGAAGCCGTTCGGACTGGCCACTCTCAAGTACAACTTCAGTTCACAGGCGGCACAGCAGTACCAGTTCACGAAGGCCAACCTGTAA
- a CDS encoding branched-chain amino acid ABC transporter permease, translating to MPKPHRNVVRDYAQDLRLFGSPMSKFGLALMIAAFLVLPTVVQDDFWLSVLIYAGITAVGAIGLNLLTGYCGQISLGHAFFIGAGAYVTAKVGGDFGMPFPLWLLAAAGIGAVLGGLIGPFTLRLRGHYLAIVTLGLVFLGEHLWRNLDDLTGGNSGTSVNADVAIGPVDFADLTIFGESYSRNQGWFWLVWALVGLVALLVKNLARTRPGRALQAVRDRDQAAEVIGVRAGRYKIGAFMVSSAIASMAGALFGSYQQFVSPDEWNLLLSIQYIAVIIVGGLGTIFGSVLGALFVGALPALIDRYSDVIPGVQTSVGDSGFISVFALNQAIFGLLIVLFLVLEPRGLAGIWLRIKTYFKAWPFSY from the coding sequence ATGCCGAAACCGCACCGCAACGTCGTCCGGGACTACGCCCAGGACCTGCGCCTGTTCGGCTCGCCGATGTCGAAGTTCGGGCTGGCGCTGATGATCGCGGCGTTCCTGGTGCTGCCGACGGTCGTGCAGGACGACTTCTGGCTGTCCGTGCTGATCTACGCCGGCATCACCGCGGTCGGCGCGATCGGCCTCAACCTGCTCACCGGCTACTGCGGGCAGATCTCGCTCGGGCACGCGTTCTTCATCGGCGCGGGCGCGTACGTGACGGCCAAGGTCGGCGGCGACTTCGGCATGCCGTTCCCGCTGTGGCTGCTCGCCGCCGCCGGGATCGGGGCGGTGCTGGGCGGGCTGATCGGACCGTTCACGCTGCGGCTGCGCGGCCACTACCTGGCCATCGTCACGCTCGGGCTGGTGTTCCTCGGCGAGCACCTGTGGCGCAACCTCGACGACCTCACCGGCGGCAACTCGGGCACGTCGGTCAACGCCGACGTCGCGATCGGGCCGGTGGACTTCGCCGACCTGACGATCTTCGGCGAGAGCTACTCGCGCAACCAGGGCTGGTTCTGGCTGGTGTGGGCGCTGGTCGGGCTGGTCGCCCTGCTGGTGAAGAACCTCGCCCGCACCCGCCCGGGCCGCGCGCTGCAGGCGGTGCGCGACCGCGACCAGGCCGCCGAGGTGATCGGCGTGCGAGCGGGCCGGTACAAGATCGGCGCGTTCATGGTGTCCAGCGCGATCGCCTCGATGGCGGGCGCGCTGTTCGGGTCCTACCAGCAGTTCGTCAGCCCCGACGAGTGGAACCTGCTGCTGTCCATCCAGTACATCGCGGTGATCATCGTGGGCGGTCTGGGCACGATCTTCGGATCGGTGCTCGGCGCGCTGTTCGTCGGCGCGCTGCCCGCCCTGATCGACCGCTACAGCGACGTCATCCCCGGCGTCCAGACGAGCGTGGGCGATTCGGGGTTCATCAGTGTGTTCGCCCTCAACCAGGCCATCTTCGGGTTGCTGATCGTGCTGTTCCTGGTGCTCGAACCACGCGGGCTCGCGGGCATCTGGCTGCGCATAAAGACCTATTTCAAGGCCTGGCCCTTCTCCTACTAG
- a CDS encoding branched-chain amino acid ABC transporter permease, with amino-acid sequence MTTFLQNCFAGLALGSTYALVALGFVVIYKSTGVINFAQGGLLALGAYLGYTFANNLAIAFGVAIPLACASAALVGAGFERIVLRRMVGQPPFAVIMITIGLLFVLEPLITAIWGFDNLQVTNPWNIQTVEAGGIVFGVRDLWTIGLTAAVVVAFFLFFRFTSLGLAMRATAFDPEAALAQGISARRVYAVSWAIASALAALAGITMAAGPGGLSPSIGFIALAAFPAMILGGLDSPAGAVLGGIVIGLAEALTRGYQDQLFSWAGDNVSIIVPYLLMIVILLIRPYGLLGTKDVRRI; translated from the coding sequence GTGACGACGTTCCTGCAGAACTGCTTCGCCGGGCTTGCCCTCGGGTCCACCTATGCCCTGGTGGCGCTGGGTTTCGTGGTCATCTACAAGTCGACGGGGGTGATCAACTTCGCGCAGGGCGGGCTGCTCGCGCTCGGCGCCTACCTCGGGTACACGTTCGCCAACAACCTGGCGATCGCGTTCGGTGTGGCGATCCCGCTGGCGTGCGCGTCGGCGGCGCTGGTGGGCGCCGGGTTCGAGCGGATCGTGTTGCGGCGCATGGTCGGGCAGCCGCCGTTCGCGGTCATCATGATCACCATCGGCCTGCTGTTCGTGCTGGAGCCGCTGATCACCGCGATCTGGGGCTTCGACAACCTGCAGGTCACCAACCCGTGGAACATCCAGACCGTCGAAGCAGGCGGGATCGTCTTCGGCGTGCGGGACCTGTGGACGATCGGGCTGACCGCGGCGGTCGTCGTCGCGTTCTTCCTGTTCTTCCGCTTCACCTCGCTCGGCCTTGCGATGCGGGCCACCGCGTTCGACCCGGAAGCGGCGCTGGCGCAGGGGATCAGCGCACGCCGGGTGTACGCGGTCTCGTGGGCCATCGCATCGGCGCTGGCGGCGCTCGCCGGGATCACCATGGCGGCCGGGCCGGGCGGGCTCTCCCCGTCGATCGGGTTCATCGCGCTCGCGGCGTTCCCGGCGATGATCCTCGGCGGCCTCGACTCGCCGGCCGGCGCGGTGCTCGGCGGCATCGTGATCGGGCTGGCCGAGGCGCTCACCCGGGGCTACCAGGACCAGCTGTTCTCCTGGGCGGGCGACAACGTGTCGATCATCGTGCCCTACCTGCTGATGATCGTGATCCTGCTGATCCGGCCGTACGGCCTGCTGGGAACCAAGGACGTACGGAGGATCTGA